One Anopheles merus strain MAF unplaced genomic scaffold, AmerM5.1 LNR4000543, whole genome shotgun sequence DNA segment encodes these proteins:
- the LOC121602634 gene encoding WD repeat-containing protein 19-like: MSSEKVLYRHEEPHGQGDVYFLWQTGASAQLLASTGSDGTVAIYNRQGQLQERIVLQGLCAGFAWDRDGDVLAMITASSHQLIIWDSNSRKKQTVDIGLRDLPSCIIWSKKIAILAVGTARGNLSIYNHISTKRIPILGKHTKRITCGAWSTENILALGSEDKYLTLSNEEGDTLRSIQLRDCPSDMYFAEMKTDERVPGENTISMILGKRTLFLYHLPEPDSPTELGFQQRYGSLLQHKWFADGYILLGFSLGHVVAISTHPREVGQELWQVKNHRDSLNSIAVCKELELIASCGDNNVKIHSMTNLQETVKILSLPDQAALKHVEWSADGQLLGVTTSQGAICVFVTKLHSLYAVAPPRIALLSSLAEIAIYHYTPDRQKSPPVLITLEIEPSFLTIGPYHMACGMNNHVWFYDLGRSMTDTPLLLGDREYMSEIKQVALSSEYCAVLCGGQIMLHRIESSTETSQNREPKIFPDEIRGIAESVITCLGLTNDFLCFATDLGNIIYFSLENWSTVLQFRHQAGIRAIYPDVDATRLVFIDDHSQGYLFIAACDETLRIPDFPKHCTGILWDYSQPHIFVANDRNTCTTYAFVRVSVKGKMVEKVGTTSLISEQTPLMLYDGDLCLHGSGGKLTSIVLDTHANKPGRDVKEQLRTTKLMRKYPDAWELCKLMNDIDEWRELGMAAIADLNISFATKVFRNIGDVAMVYALEDLSQIEDLNTLTGFCAVLRNEIEEAKTLFAKSGNPSEALELCRDLLQWEQAMALASTLAPEQLPFLAREYGAQLEFTGNHAEALMNFERGLKHTETRSPDSKQQQHEQHVKLCKAGIARTSIKCGDVRRGLQLALELNDKQLYNDCGEAMVAAGHMAEAASMLERGENWDKAAEIFINLKQWKKVDNILPNVVSLKLHAAYGKAKEAEGHYADAINSYQLAGDLDGVVRIYLQHLDDPHSASEILLETRSVEGSKMLSKYFEQHGDYESAIQFLILCGCITEAFGIAQKQNKIVYYGEVLEQSAAAKPGDFLQLGGHFDSEKYTLLAGKYYFLGKEYSKALKLLLKAASVGNEENTALSLAIDCVASAGDEKLSNILIEYLLGESDGVPKDPKLLFRLYMAKRQFKEAAKAAMIIANQEQIAGNYRSAHDLLFSMYQELKRNHLAIATDMKTTLALLHRYTLVRIHVKRGNHLLAAKLLLQVANNISQFPSHVVPILTSTVIECHRTGLRKSAFEYAVMLMRSEHRSQIDSKYIKKIESIVRKAPRGQLEDDGEQESSPCPVCETPLPNMHIVCGQCKTTLPICIATGQHIIRDEVAACPECDFPAMKVEFIKILETTNNQCAMCGEEIDAGRLVDIDDIQPYINAGT, from the exons ATGAGCAGCGAAAAG GTTCTTTATCGTCATGAGGAGCCGCACGGTCAAGGCGATGTATACTTCTTGTGGCAAACTGGCGCCTCGGCACAACTGTTGGCTAGCACCGGTAGTGATGGCACGGTGGCTATATACAACCGCCAGGGGCAACTACAGGAACGGATTGTACTGCAAGG GCTTTGTGCTGGATTTGCCTGGGATCGGGATGGTGACGTTCTAGCGATGATAACGGCCAGTTCGCACCAGCTTATTATCTGGGATTCGAATTCGCGGAAAAAACAAACGGTAGACATAGGACTTCGCGATCTACCAAGCTGTATAATATGGTCCAAAAAGATAGCCATTCTTGCAGTAGGTACGGCTCGTGGCAACCTATCGATTTACAATCACATCTCCACGAAACGCATACCGATACTTGGCAAGCACACAAAACGCATCACCTGTGGTGCATGGTCGACGGAGAATATTTTAGCTCTGGGCAGTGAGGACAAGTACCTTACGCTCAGCAACGAAGAGGGCGACACGTTGCGGTCGATCCAGCTGCGAGATTGTCCGAGCGATATGTACTTTGCCGAAATGAAAACGGACGAACGTGTTCCGGGAGAAAATACGATCAGTATGATACTGGGGAAACGGACACTCTTTCTCTACCACTTGCCCGAACCGGACTCACCTACGGAGCTTGGGTTTCAGCAGCGCTACGGATCGTTACTGCAGCATAAATGGTTTGCCGACGGGTATATACTTTTAGGATTTAGCCTTGGTCATGTTGTAGCTATTTCGACTCACCCGCGTGAGGTAGGACAGGAGCTATGGCAGGTAAAAAACCATCGCGATTCGCTCAATAGTATTGCAGTATGCAAGGAGCTGGAGCTAATTGCTTCTTGCGGCGATAACAA TGTAAAAATCCATTCCATGACTAATCTTCAAGAAACCGTCAAGATTCTCAGTTTACCGGACCAAGCAGCGCTAAAGCACGTCGAATGGAGTGCTGACGGACAGTTGCTTGGTGTTACTACGTCACAAGGAGCAATTTGCGTGTTTGTAACGAAGCTACATTCCCTGTACGCCGTTGCTCCACCACGGATAGCGCTTTTGTCGAGTTTGGCGGAGATTGCAATTTATCACTACACGCCCGATCGTCAGAAGTCGCCACCGGTGCTCATAACACTTGAAATTGAACCATCATTCCTGACGATCGGTCCATACCACATGGCATGCGGTATGAACAACCACGTTTGGTTCTACGATCTAGGCCGGTCGATGACTGATACTCCGCTGCTACTTGGTGATCGAGAGTACATGTCGGAGATCAAACAGGTCGCTCTTAGCTCGGAATATTGTGCTGTTCTTTGTGGTGGACAGATTATGTTGCATAGG ATCGAATCTTCCACCGAAACATCGCAGAATCGAGAACCAAAAATATTTCCCGACGAAATACGCGGTATAGCCGAGTCGGTTATAACGTGCCTTGGGCTAACGAATGATTTTCTATGCTTTGCTACAGAC CTTGGAAATATTATTTACTTTTCGCTAGAAAACTGGTCCACGGTGTTGCAGTTTCGCCATCAAGCTGGCATTCGTGCAATTTATCCGGACGTTGACGCCACTCGGCTGGTGTTTATCGACGACCACAGTCAGGGTTATCTTTTTATTGCCGCATGTGACGAAACGTTAAGAATACCAGATTTCCCCAAACATTGCACCGGTATACTATGGGACTATTCTCAGCCACACATTTTTGTGGCCAACGATCGAAACACATGCACCACGTATGCATTTGTGCGAGTGTCTGTTAAAGGGAAGATGGTTGAAAAGGTCGGTACGACAAGTTTGATCAGTGAACAGACACCGCTCATGCTTTACGATGGAGATCTGTGCCTGCATGGTAGCGGAGGAAAGCTAACTTCGATCGTACTGGACACGCACGCCAACAAACCGGGCCGGGATGTGAAAGAGCAGCTACGTACGACGAAACTCATGCGCAAGTACCCGGATGCCTGGGAATTATGTAAACTGATGAATGATATTGACGAATGGAGGGAGCTTGGAATGGCCGCAATCGCAGATTTAAACATATCATTTG CAACGAAAGTTTTTCGCAACATTGGGGACGTTGCAATGGTGTACGCGCTAGAGGACCTCAGCCAAATCGAAGACCTTAACACACTGACCGGTTTTTGTGCTGTACTTCGGAACGAAATCGAGGAGGCTAAAACACTGTTCGCTAAAAGTGGCAACCCGTCCGAGGCGCTCGAGTTGTGCCGGGATCTACTCCAATGGGAACAAGCCATGGCATTGGCCAGTACGCTTGCTCCAGAACAGCTACCCTTTCTGGCGCGAGAATATGGAGCACAATTGGAATTTAC AGGAAATCACGCAGAAGCGTTAATGAACTTTGAGCGTGGCCTTAAGCATACTGAGACAAGATCGCCGGATtcgaaacagcaacaacacgaGCAACACGTGAAGCTCTGCAAGGCCGGCATTGCTCGAACGAGCATCAAATGTGGCGATGTGCGACGCGGGCTTCAGCTGGCACTGGAGCTAAACGACAAACAACTGTACAACGATTGTGGTGAAGCAATGGTCGCAGCAGGGCACATGGCTGAGGCAGCATCTATGCTGGAAAGGGGAGAAAACTGGGACAAGGCAGCGGAAATATTCATTAACTTGAAACAGTGGAAAAAGGTGGACAATATCTTGCCCAACGTTGTGAGCCTTAAATTACACGCAGCTTACGGTAAAGCGAAAGAAGCAGAAGGCCACTATGCTGATGCAATCAATAGTTACCAGCTAGCCGGAGATCTGGACGGTGTAGTTCGAATATATCTACAGCACCTAGACGATCCCCATTCGGCTTCGGAGATTTTGCTTGAGACGCGATCGGTAGAGGGTTCCAAGATGTTATCGAAATATTTTGAGCAACACGGTGATTATGAATCTGCAATACAGTTTCTAATACTGTGCGGATGCATAACGGAAGCATTCGGCATAGCTCAAAAGCAGAACAAAATAGTGTACTATGGAGAGGTACTAGAGCAGAGCGCTGCAGCGAAACCGGGCGATTTTCTGCAATTGGGCGGACATTTTGATTCTGAGAAGTACACGCTATTAGCAGGCAAGTACTATTTCCTTGGGAAGGAATATTCCAAAGCCCTCAAACTGCTGCTGAAAGCTGCTTCGGTGGGAAATGAGGAAAATACAGCCCTGTCGCTAGCGATTGATTGCGTAGCATCGGCAGGAGACGAAAAATTGTCCAACATCCTAATTGAGTACCTGCTGGGAGAGTCGGATGGTGTACCGAAAGATCCAAAGTTGTTGTTTCGGCTGTATATGGCCAAACGCCAGTTCAAGGAGGCGGCAAAGGCAGCAATGATTATTGCCAATCAAGAACAGATTGCCGGCAACTACCGCAGTGCCCACGACTTGCTCTTTTCTATGTATCAAGAATTGAAACGCAACCATCTGGCCATTGCAACAGATATGAAAACGACGCTAGCTTTACTCCATCGATACACATTGGTCAGAATTCATGTGAAACGGGGAAATCATTTACTGGCAGCAAAGTTATTGCTGCAGGTCGCTAACAACATCTCTCAATTTCCCTCAC ATGTCGTTCCTATTTTGACCTCTACCGTCATAGAATGCCATAGAACTGGGCTTCGAAAATCTGCCTTTGAGTACGCGGTCATGTTGATGCGCTCCGAACATCGGAGCCAGATCGACAGTAAATACATCAAGAAAATTGAATCCATAGTGAGAAAGGCTCCGCGTGGACAGTTGGAAGATGACGGCGAGCAAGAGTCGAGCCCATGTCCAGTTTGTGAAACGCCGCTACCCAACATGCATATAGTTTGCGGGCAGTGCAAAACAACGTTACCAATTTGTATTGCGACG GGACAGCACATCATTCGTGATGAAGTAGCAGCATGCCCCGAGTGTGATTTCCCTGCAATGAAAGTGGAATTTATAAa GATACTCGAAACAACCAATAATCAATGTGCAATGTGTGGAGAAGAAATAGATGCTGGAAGACTGGTAGATATAGATGACATTCAACCTTACATTAACGCTGGTACTTAA